In Parasegetibacter sp. NRK P23, a single genomic region encodes these proteins:
- a CDS encoding TonB-dependent receptor, with translation MALAGPGEDAGGTIKGMVTTSDDVPGASVSVVLKNTKKTALTDEDGTFRLTNVPAGTYQLEISLIGYDTHVEDVKVEEGKITAVNIRLNLSNAELQEVIVKSTKNKLVVRSSATVAKMPLTNLENPQVYNVVTKDLMKEQMVVSFDDALKNAPGVSRLWSSTGRPNDGAGYFSMRGFSVQPTMINGVPGLTNGGIDPANIERIESIKGPSGTLFGSSLISFGGLLNIVTKKPYDFFGGEVSYTGGGFGLSRVTADVNTPLNEDRSALLRVNAAYHSEGSFQDAGFKKSVFLAPSFSFKANDKLSFLINTEFYNAEATNTLMVFLNRSRQLIARTPEELNMDFNRSYTSNDITYKTPTVNLFGQMTYKISDKWTSQTNVARSVRKSDGYYSYVMFLDGSASGPIAANDTLLSRFAYYQNSTSTTTDIQQNFIGDFNIGKFRNRVIAGFDFMQLQSVNDNSAYALFDYVNVTKPNDARYGMLTRAAVDAKLATTAGATKSRTNNYTYSAYISDVFNVTDRLMAMASIRFDHFDNKPTINHITSAKTGKYNQNAFSPKFGVVYEVVDKQVSLFANYMNGFRNTAPVPGNEAAGYPVNLKPQQVDQKEAGVKVDMFDHKLALTASYYDMLVTNMSLGITVNGLNVTIQDGEQESKGVEFDLIANPIPGLNIVAGYSYNHSKMLNSAAATKDRRPNSAGPANLANLWISYTARAGKMKGFGAGFGGNYASDNYITNSLATGTFVLPAYTVVNATLFYNADKYRLALKADNIADKEYFGGWTTVEKQMPRRFSASIGFRF, from the coding sequence ATGGCCCTCGCAGGACCCGGTGAAGATGCGGGCGGCACCATTAAAGGGATGGTCACCACCAGCGATGATGTACCCGGCGCCTCCGTTTCCGTTGTATTGAAGAACACCAAAAAAACCGCTTTGACGGATGAAGATGGCACTTTCCGCCTTACCAATGTTCCAGCGGGAACTTACCAACTGGAAATCAGCTTAATAGGATACGATACACATGTTGAGGACGTTAAAGTGGAAGAAGGCAAGATCACCGCCGTGAACATCCGCCTTAACCTTTCCAACGCGGAACTGCAGGAAGTGATCGTGAAATCCACCAAAAATAAACTGGTGGTGCGCAGCAGCGCTACCGTCGCTAAAATGCCACTCACCAACTTAGAAAATCCTCAGGTATATAATGTGGTGACCAAGGACCTGATGAAAGAACAAATGGTAGTGAGTTTTGATGATGCCCTGAAGAACGCGCCGGGTGTAAGCAGGCTCTGGAGTTCCACCGGCCGCCCCAACGATGGCGCGGGTTATTTCTCCATGCGCGGATTCAGTGTACAACCCACCATGATTAACGGTGTACCCGGACTCACCAATGGCGGTATCGATCCCGCTAACATTGAAAGGATCGAATCCATTAAAGGTCCTTCCGGTACATTGTTCGGCAGCAGCCTGATCTCTTTCGGGGGATTACTGAACATCGTGACCAAAAAGCCTTATGATTTCTTCGGTGGAGAAGTGAGTTATACCGGCGGCGGATTTGGCCTGAGCCGCGTAACCGCTGATGTGAATACGCCTTTGAACGAAGACAGGTCGGCTTTGCTCCGTGTAAACGCCGCTTACCATTCTGAAGGAAGTTTCCAGGATGCCGGTTTCAAAAAATCTGTGTTCCTCGCCCCCAGCTTTTCTTTCAAAGCGAACGACAAACTTTCTTTCCTGATCAATACTGAATTTTACAACGCGGAAGCAACCAATACGCTGATGGTATTCCTCAACAGGAGCCGCCAACTGATCGCCAGAACACCGGAAGAACTGAATATGGACTTCAACAGGTCGTACACCAGCAACGACATCACGTATAAAACGCCTACCGTGAATCTGTTCGGACAGATGACCTACAAGATTTCCGACAAATGGACCTCACAAACCAACGTGGCGAGAAGTGTGCGGAAGAGTGATGGTTATTATTCATATGTGATGTTCCTGGATGGAAGCGCCAGTGGCCCGATAGCCGCCAACGACACGCTGCTCAGCAGGTTTGCCTACTACCAGAATTCTACTTCCACCACAACTGATATTCAGCAGAACTTCATCGGTGATTTTAACATCGGAAAATTCCGTAACAGGGTGATCGCCGGATTTGATTTCATGCAACTCCAATCGGTGAACGATAATTCAGCTTACGCTCTGTTCGATTATGTAAATGTTACGAAACCAAATGATGCGCGCTATGGCATGCTTACCCGCGCGGCTGTGGACGCCAAACTCGCTACCACTGCCGGCGCCACTAAAAGCCGCACCAACAACTATACCTACAGCGCTTATATTTCAGATGTGTTCAATGTTACGGACAGGTTGATGGCAATGGCCAGCATACGCTTCGATCACTTCGACAATAAACCCACCATCAACCATATCACCTCGGCGAAAACAGGGAAATACAACCAGAACGCTTTCTCGCCCAAATTTGGGGTGGTGTATGAGGTAGTGGATAAACAAGTAAGTCTCTTCGCCAACTATATGAATGGTTTCCGCAATACCGCACCTGTTCCGGGCAATGAAGCTGCAGGTTATCCGGTTAATTTAAAACCACAGCAGGTGGATCAGAAAGAAGCCGGTGTAAAAGTTGATATGTTTGACCACAAACTGGCACTTACCGCCAGCTACTACGATATGCTCGTAACAAACATGTCATTGGGAATTACCGTAAATGGCCTGAACGTAACCATCCAGGATGGAGAGCAGGAATCAAAAGGCGTTGAATTCGACCTTATCGCCAACCCCATTCCCGGACTGAACATTGTTGCGGGGTACAGCTACAACCACAGCAAAATGCTAAACTCAGCCGCTGCAACGAAAGACAGAAGGCCCAACTCAGCGGGACCGGCCAACCTGGCCAACCTATGGATCAGCTACACCGCCAGGGCCGGTAAAATGAAAGGATTCGGCGCCGGATTCGGTGGCAACTACGCCAGCGACAATTATATCACCAACTCCCTGGCCACAGGTACCTTCGTGCTGCCAGCCTATACTGTTGTGAATGCTACATTATTCTATAACGCCGACAAATACCGTCTTGCACTGAAAGCGGATAACATCGCCGATAAAGAATATTTCGGGGGATGGACCACAGTGGAAAAACAAATGCCGCGTCGTTTCTCGGCAAGTATCGGTTTCAGGTTCTAA
- a CDS encoding dihydrodipicolinate synthase family protein, which produces MCNVKWKGVYPALLTPFKEDDSVDFDMFKLNLDAQVSAGVDGIILGGSLGEASSLLNEEKRDLLIYAKETLDKDFPVIVNIAEQTTKAAVALAQDAEKNGADGLMLLPPMRYKSSDEETVEYFKTVARNTTLPIMIYNNPVDYKIEVTLDMFEELAKLDNIQSVKESTRDVTNVTRMFNRFGDRFKVLTGVDTLATESLCMGADGWVAGLVDAFPRETVAIFRLVKAGRIPEAVAIHRWFLPVLELDIHPKLVQYIKMAAVATGIGSEHVRAPRLKVTGAERAAVLKVIETALATRPELPDYLNLKMEEHATYA; this is translated from the coding sequence ATGTGCAATGTAAAATGGAAAGGTGTATATCCCGCCTTACTGACCCCCTTCAAGGAAGATGATTCAGTAGATTTCGATATGTTCAAACTGAACCTGGATGCCCAGGTTTCGGCCGGAGTGGATGGAATCATCCTGGGAGGCTCTTTGGGCGAAGCGAGTTCTTTGCTGAATGAAGAGAAAAGAGATTTGCTGATTTATGCCAAAGAAACGCTGGATAAGGATTTCCCTGTGATCGTGAACATCGCGGAGCAAACCACCAAAGCGGCCGTGGCCCTGGCGCAGGACGCGGAAAAAAATGGCGCGGACGGTCTGATGCTGCTGCCCCCCATGCGGTACAAATCCTCCGATGAGGAAACGGTGGAGTACTTCAAAACCGTTGCCCGCAACACCACTTTGCCCATCATGATCTACAATAATCCCGTGGATTATAAAATAGAAGTAACCCTGGACATGTTCGAGGAACTCGCGAAACTGGATAATATCCAGTCTGTGAAGGAGTCCACCCGAGATGTTACTAACGTTACCCGGATGTTCAACCGCTTTGGCGACCGCTTTAAAGTGCTTACCGGCGTAGATACCCTCGCTACCGAGAGCCTTTGCATGGGTGCCGATGGCTGGGTGGCCGGACTGGTAGACGCGTTCCCCCGCGAAACCGTGGCGATCTTCCGCCTGGTAAAAGCCGGACGCATCCCTGAAGCCGTGGCGATTCACCGCTGGTTCCTGCCCGTATTGGAGCTGGATATCCATCCCAAACTGGTGCAGTACATCAAAATGGCCGCCGTGGCTACCGGTATCGGTTCCGAACACGTGCGCGCACCCCGCTTAAAAGTAACCGGAGCAGAACGCGCCGCCGTATTGAAAGTGATTGAAACCGCCCTCGCCACACGTCCCGAACTGCCCGATTACCTGAACCTGAAAATGGAAGAGCATGCAACTTACGCCTGA
- a CDS encoding aldehyde dehydrogenase (NADP(+)), whose translation MQLTPDAKALRSFSTVKGDFLPGDFAVATDNEVEAALQGAVSAFKDYSQTSAAERASFLETIALEIMALGEELIERAHLESGLPLARLNGERDRTVGQLRLFAAVLKEGSYVEAVIDPALPERKPLPRADIRRMNMPIGPVAVFGASNFPFAFSTAGGDTASALAAGCPVIVKAHPSHLGTNALMTKAIQTAVRKCNLPEGVFASLNGDGIALGQTLAKHPAIKAIGFTGSYAGGMALYRTATAERAVPIPVYAEMSSINPVLLLPGKLKADAETLAATLAGSITLGVGQFCTNPGLLFALQSDATTQFTQSLAEALAKVPGATMLNEGICKNYYTGRNKLSQHKGVTVLLEGEDAAAGFKGTPALMQVSATDFLAQPALQEEVFGPSSLLVVCEDVPQMEQALHALHGQLTGSVFGNAADIAAFAPQIHTLTEKVGRIIYNMVPTGVEVCHAMVHGGPFPATTDARTTSVGAEAIKRFLRPVCFQDCPAEMLPVALRNENTLGIMRKLNGEFTRENV comes from the coding sequence ATGCAACTTACGCCTGATGCAAAGGCCCTGCGGTCGTTCAGTACCGTAAAAGGAGATTTTTTACCCGGTGATTTCGCCGTTGCTACCGATAATGAAGTGGAAGCCGCCCTGCAAGGGGCGGTCTCCGCGTTTAAAGACTATTCCCAGACTTCCGCCGCTGAGCGCGCCAGTTTCCTGGAAACCATCGCCCTTGAAATTATGGCGCTGGGGGAGGAACTGATTGAAAGGGCCCACCTTGAGTCCGGACTTCCGCTCGCAAGGTTGAACGGAGAACGCGACCGTACCGTGGGGCAACTCCGGCTGTTCGCCGCCGTGTTGAAAGAAGGTTCTTATGTAGAAGCCGTGATTGATCCCGCCTTGCCCGAACGCAAGCCACTGCCCCGTGCCGACATCCGCAGGATGAATATGCCCATTGGCCCGGTGGCTGTTTTTGGTGCCAGTAATTTTCCCTTCGCTTTTTCCACCGCAGGTGGCGATACGGCCTCGGCCCTCGCTGCCGGATGCCCCGTAATCGTGAAGGCACACCCTTCGCACCTGGGTACCAACGCGCTGATGACGAAAGCCATCCAAACCGCCGTCAGGAAATGTAACCTTCCTGAAGGAGTGTTCGCTTCCCTGAATGGAGACGGCATTGCACTGGGACAAACCCTGGCAAAGCATCCTGCCATTAAAGCGATTGGTTTCACTGGTTCCTATGCCGGCGGCATGGCGCTTTACCGCACCGCTACCGCTGAAAGAGCCGTGCCCATTCCCGTATACGCGGAAATGAGCAGCATCAATCCTGTGTTGTTGCTGCCCGGAAAACTCAAAGCCGACGCGGAAACACTTGCCGCAACGCTGGCAGGTTCCATCACACTGGGCGTGGGGCAGTTCTGCACCAATCCAGGTTTGCTGTTCGCTTTACAATCTGACGCTACAACGCAGTTTACCCAATCACTGGCGGAAGCCCTGGCCAAAGTACCCGGCGCCACCATGCTGAACGAAGGCATCTGCAAAAATTATTATACAGGCAGGAACAAACTTTCCCAACACAAAGGCGTAACCGTATTGCTGGAAGGGGAAGACGCTGCGGCTGGATTCAAAGGAACTCCCGCGCTGATGCAGGTTTCCGCCACAGATTTCCTCGCCCAGCCAGCCTTGCAGGAGGAAGTATTCGGTCCTTCCTCACTGTTGGTCGTATGCGAAGACGTACCACAAATGGAACAGGCCCTGCATGCGCTCCATGGCCAATTGACGGGTTCCGTTTTCGGAAATGCCGCGGATATTGCCGCTTTCGCCCCGCAGATTCATACGCTCACTGAAAAAGTCGGCCGCATCATTTACAATATGGTGCCCACAGGCGTAGAGGTTTGTCATGCCATGGTGCATGGCGGTCCATTCCCCGCCACTACTGATGCACGTACCACATCGGTTGGAGCAGAGGCCATCAAACGTTTCCTGCGCCCCGTTTGTTTCCAGGATTGCCCGGCAGAGATGTTGCCTGTGGCATTGAGGAATGAAAACACGTTGGGCATTATGCGAAAACTGAATGGTGAATTTACTAGAGAGAATGTATAG
- a CDS encoding 4-hydroxyproline epimerase, with protein MSHKKFFCIDAHTCGNPVRLVAGGGPMLKGDSMMEKRLHFLAEYDWIRKGLMFEPRGHDMMSGSILYPPHDPQNDVAVLFIETSGCLPMCGHGTIGTITIAIEEGLITPKVPGKLRMEAPAGLVLIDYLQEGKKVKSVKLTNVKSFLAAEALEVECPDLGTITVDVAYGGNFYAIVDPQPNFPGLQHFSADQLIAWSRVCRQRLNEKYTFIHPENEHIKGLSHMLWTGAPLDATSSARNAVFYGDKAIDRSPCGTGTSARMAQWYAKGKLKKGDEFIHESIIGSKFTGRIEEETTIGGKPAIVPSIEGWAMVTGYNTIIIDDEDPYAHGFQVI; from the coding sequence TTGTCACACAAAAAATTCTTTTGCATCGACGCGCATACCTGCGGCAATCCCGTCCGGCTCGTGGCCGGAGGCGGTCCTATGCTGAAAGGTGACTCCATGATGGAGAAAAGACTGCATTTTCTTGCTGAATACGACTGGATCAGGAAAGGACTCATGTTTGAGCCCCGCGGGCACGACATGATGAGCGGAAGCATTCTTTATCCGCCCCACGATCCACAGAATGATGTGGCCGTTCTTTTTATAGAAACCAGTGGCTGTTTGCCCATGTGCGGACACGGTACCATCGGCACCATCACCATCGCCATCGAAGAAGGATTGATTACGCCGAAAGTCCCCGGTAAATTGAGGATGGAAGCACCTGCCGGGCTGGTACTCATCGACTATTTGCAGGAAGGAAAAAAGGTGAAGTCGGTAAAACTCACCAATGTAAAGTCGTTCCTGGCCGCTGAAGCGCTGGAAGTGGAATGTCCCGACCTGGGTACCATCACGGTGGATGTGGCTTATGGCGGTAACTTTTATGCTATCGTTGACCCGCAACCGAATTTTCCGGGATTGCAACATTTCTCCGCTGATCAACTGATTGCCTGGAGCCGTGTTTGCAGACAGCGCCTGAACGAAAAATACACTTTCATTCATCCCGAGAATGAACACATCAAAGGATTGAGCCACATGTTGTGGACCGGTGCACCACTTGATGCGACTTCTTCCGCAAGGAACGCCGTATTCTACGGCGACAAAGCGATCGACCGTTCACCCTGTGGAACCGGCACCTCCGCCAGGATGGCGCAATGGTACGCCAAAGGAAAGCTGAAGAAAGGAGATGAGTTTATCCACGAAAGTATTATCGGCTCTAAATTCACGGGTAGAATAGAAGAAGAAACCACCATCGGCGGCAAACCCGCTATCGTACCCAGTATTGAAGGATGGGCCATGGTTACAGGATACAATACCATCATCATTGACGATGAGGATCCGTACGCGCATGGTTTCCAGGTGATATAA
- a CDS encoding FAD-binding oxidoreductase, whose amino-acid sequence MKATIIGGGIIGLCSAYYLRKDGWDVTIVDKTDLSDNCSYGNLGMIVPSHFVPLAAPGIVSQGIRWMFNAKSPFYVKPSLSMNLISWGLKFLKSANARNVESAAVPLRDINLLSKGLYEELKDLPGFDFSFEKKGIMMYYKTEHVAEEEIHLAEKARSMGLDAVALSREEVKALEPQMDPDVLGAVHYKCDAHIYPNALNRQLVQWLRESGVKFVTGTDIRKIVVEGTFVKKVITAKEEIATDVLVAAAGSWLPEITRMVGVSIPLMPGKGYSFTLASPEKVLNIPAILCEARVAITPMGGRMRYGGTMELGAVNNKVNMTRVQGIVESVPDYFPGLELEMPAEKDVWHGFRPCSPDGIPYIGASQKVSNLLIAGGHAMMGLSLGPATGKLIAELAGHKTTSISVAAFDPERFS is encoded by the coding sequence ATGAAAGCAACAATCATCGGCGGAGGCATTATCGGCCTCTGCTCCGCATATTATCTCAGGAAAGATGGGTGGGACGTTACCATCGTAGATAAAACCGATCTTTCCGACAACTGTTCCTACGGAAACCTCGGCATGATCGTTCCCAGTCATTTCGTGCCGCTGGCGGCGCCGGGCATCGTTTCGCAGGGCATCCGCTGGATGTTCAACGCGAAAAGTCCGTTCTACGTGAAACCCTCGCTCAGTATGAACCTGATTTCGTGGGGACTCAAATTCCTGAAGAGCGCCAATGCACGCAATGTAGAATCGGCTGCTGTTCCGCTGCGCGATATCAACCTCCTCAGTAAAGGGTTGTATGAGGAACTGAAAGATTTACCCGGCTTCGATTTCTCTTTCGAGAAGAAGGGGATCATGATGTATTACAAAACGGAACACGTTGCTGAAGAAGAAATTCACCTTGCGGAAAAGGCCCGCTCCATGGGCCTGGATGCCGTTGCCCTCAGCCGGGAAGAAGTGAAGGCGCTGGAACCACAGATGGATCCGGATGTATTGGGCGCGGTACACTACAAATGCGATGCGCATATTTATCCCAACGCGCTGAACAGGCAACTGGTGCAATGGCTCCGTGAAAGCGGGGTGAAGTTTGTAACAGGAACGGATATCCGTAAAATTGTAGTGGAAGGAACTTTTGTGAAGAAGGTGATTACGGCGAAAGAAGAGATTGCCACGGATGTGCTGGTGGCGGCGGCCGGTTCCTGGCTGCCTGAAATCACCCGCATGGTAGGCGTTTCCATCCCGCTGATGCCTGGCAAAGGTTATTCATTTACGTTAGCGTCTCCTGAAAAAGTATTGAACATCCCTGCGATATTATGTGAAGCCCGCGTGGCCATTACACCTATGGGCGGCAGAATGCGTTACGGCGGCACCATGGAACTGGGCGCGGTGAACAACAAGGTGAACATGACGCGCGTGCAGGGCATTGTAGAATCGGTACCCGATTATTTCCCCGGACTGGAACTGGAGATGCCCGCTGAAAAAGATGTCTGGCACGGCTTCAGGCCCTGTTCTCCTGATGGTATCCCCTATATCGGAGCGTCGCAGAAAGTTTCCAACCTGCTGATCGCCGGTGGACACGCGATGATGGGATTAAGTCTCGGACCCGCCACAGGCAAACTGATCGCTGAACTGGCCGGCCACAAGACCACCAGTATTTCCGTTGCGGCATTTGATCCGGAGCGCTTTAGCTGA
- a CDS encoding DUF885 family protein: protein MIKRFAIATWLVVSGLPAATFAQTVKDYVPCQVMPDILNKFRVDENTLSRFYTVEGSPERIARMEQLYNDYGKQLATVKFSALPQECKVDYILFKRDLAERMRLLAIDKKEIAGIAQWFSFTAPIYDLEKGRRRGASVSGEKIAADFAKVEKQVKDLDEKLKQTKNIGVLEIRRAESMIQGVKRALWSVNEFYNGYDPMYTWWVPKTYEKLNDALTGYGRTWQSKMNNDALQQDKSGIVGKPIGKEEIEKQLAYEMMPYTAEELIEVANKEFAWCDKEMLKASAELGFGNNWKAALEKVKESYVPAGKQPELILRLYNESVDFIKKKDLITLPPLAEETWGMIMMTPERQLVNPFFTGGREISISYPTNTMSYDDRLMSMRGNNPHFSRATVHHELLAGHNLQYFMNSRYRNYRNFQTPFWTEGWALYWEFLLWEQGFPQGPEDRIGMLFWRMHRCARIIFSLNYHLGKWTPQQCIDFLVDRVGHERANAEGEVRRSFVGGYSPLYQLAYMMGGLQFFALKKELVDTKKLSHKDFHDAIISLNAMPVEMIRAILTNQPLKEDHKSAWRFYK from the coding sequence ATGATAAAACGTTTTGCCATTGCCACATGGCTGGTCGTCTCAGGTTTGCCGGCAGCTACTTTCGCCCAAACCGTTAAAGATTATGTGCCCTGCCAGGTGATGCCCGATATCCTGAACAAATTCCGTGTGGACGAAAACACGCTTTCCCGTTTTTATACCGTGGAAGGCTCTCCCGAACGCATTGCACGGATGGAGCAATTGTACAACGATTATGGAAAGCAACTGGCGACCGTAAAATTCTCGGCGTTACCGCAGGAATGTAAGGTGGACTATATTCTCTTCAAAAGGGACCTCGCCGAAAGGATGCGCCTGCTAGCGATCGATAAGAAAGAGATCGCCGGTATCGCTCAATGGTTCAGCTTTACAGCGCCCATCTACGACCTGGAAAAAGGACGCAGAAGAGGTGCTTCCGTCAGCGGTGAAAAGATTGCCGCCGATTTCGCGAAAGTAGAAAAGCAGGTGAAGGATCTGGATGAAAAACTGAAGCAGACCAAGAACATTGGCGTATTGGAAATCCGTCGCGCGGAATCTATGATCCAGGGTGTGAAACGTGCCTTGTGGAGCGTAAACGAATTCTACAACGGCTATGATCCGATGTACACCTGGTGGGTGCCTAAAACCTACGAAAAGCTGAACGACGCGCTTACAGGGTATGGCCGTACCTGGCAATCCAAAATGAACAACGACGCGTTGCAGCAGGACAAAAGCGGCATCGTGGGCAAACCAATCGGGAAAGAAGAAATCGAAAAGCAACTCGCTTATGAAATGATGCCTTACACCGCGGAAGAACTGATTGAAGTGGCCAACAAGGAATTCGCGTGGTGCGACAAAGAAATGCTGAAGGCTTCCGCTGAACTCGGCTTTGGCAACAACTGGAAAGCGGCCCTGGAAAAAGTAAAAGAATCCTACGTACCGGCCGGCAAACAGCCCGAACTCATCCTCCGGCTCTACAACGAATCTGTCGACTTCATCAAGAAAAAAGACCTGATCACCTTACCCCCGCTGGCCGAAGAAACCTGGGGTATGATCATGATGACGCCCGAACGTCAATTGGTGAACCCGTTCTTTACCGGTGGCCGTGAAATCAGTATCTCTTACCCCACCAATACCATGAGTTACGACGACCGCCTCATGAGTATGCGCGGCAACAACCCGCATTTCTCCCGTGCCACCGTGCACCACGAACTGCTGGCGGGGCACAACCTCCAGTATTTCATGAACAGCCGTTACCGCAACTACCGTAACTTCCAAACCCCGTTCTGGACGGAAGGCTGGGCGTTGTACTGGGAATTTCTGCTCTGGGAACAGGGCTTCCCGCAAGGCCCCGAGGACCGCATCGGCATGTTGTTCTGGCGCATGCACCGTTGCGCGCGCATCATCTTCTCCCTGAACTACCACCTCGGTAAATGGACGCCGCAACAATGCATCGACTTCCTTGTGGACAGGGTAGGGCATGAACGCGCCAATGCCGAAGGCGAAGTGCGCCGTTCCTTTGTTGGCGGCTACAGCCCCTTGTACCAACTCGCGTACATGATGGGTGGCCTGCAGTTTTTCGCCCTGAAAAAAGAACTCGTTGATACGAAGAAACTATCCCATAAAGATTTTCACGACGCCATCATCTCCCTCAACGCCATGCCGGTTGAAATGATCCGTGCCATCCTCACCAACCAGCCCCTGAAAGAGGACCACAAAAGCGCCTGGAGATTCTATAAGTAA
- a CDS encoding APC family permease — MSQSSFKPTLSLFDGTMVVAGSMIGSGIFIVSADIMRYTGSAGWLIAVWVITGFMTLTAALSYGELSGMFPKAGGQYVYLKEAYNPLMGFLYGWSFFAVIQTATIAAVGVAFSKFLAYLVPELGNTYFLFNIGPLNIYAGQLVAISIIILLTYVNSRGVKEGKFIQTIFTSTKLLALFGLIIFGFLLVKESFWAENWQNAFQARQIERDASGAFVTGGGWTNIGGTVLLGGIAAAMVGSIFSSDSWNNVTFIAGEMKNPKRNIGLSLLLGTMIVTIIYILANLMYLNVLPLNELAFPTDDRVAIAAANKIFPSFGTYVIAFLIMISTFGCNNGLILAGARVYYTMAKDGLFFKKAGTLNKNNVPAWALWLQCVFASAWSLSGQYGQLLDMISFVVVGFYMLTIAGIFILRKKRPDAERPYKAFGYPVLPIIYIIMGMSFCILLIIFKPEYTWPGLIITLAGIPIYYFVRSSRKTMAES, encoded by the coding sequence ATGAGTCAATCCAGTTTCAAGCCCACGCTATCCCTTTTTGACGGCACCATGGTGGTGGCCGGTTCCATGATCGGGTCGGGTATATTTATCGTCAGCGCCGATATCATGCGTTACACCGGCAGCGCGGGCTGGCTGATCGCCGTATGGGTGATTACCGGTTTTATGACACTTACCGCCGCCCTGAGTTATGGTGAACTGAGCGGTATGTTCCCCAAAGCGGGTGGACAATATGTATACCTGAAAGAAGCCTACAACCCACTGATGGGCTTTCTTTATGGATGGAGTTTTTTCGCCGTTATTCAAACGGCCACCATCGCCGCGGTAGGCGTGGCTTTCTCCAAGTTCCTGGCCTACCTGGTGCCCGAACTGGGTAATACTTATTTCCTGTTTAATATCGGGCCACTTAATATTTACGCGGGGCAACTGGTCGCCATCTCTATTATCATATTACTTACTTATGTGAATTCAAGAGGAGTGAAGGAAGGGAAATTCATCCAGACCATATTCACTTCCACGAAGTTGCTGGCCTTGTTCGGGCTCATCATATTCGGGTTCCTGCTCGTGAAAGAAAGTTTTTGGGCAGAGAACTGGCAGAACGCTTTCCAGGCCCGCCAGATAGAGCGGGATGCCTCAGGCGCTTTTGTCACCGGTGGCGGCTGGACCAACATCGGCGGAACGGTATTGCTGGGCGGTATCGCCGCGGCCATGGTAGGCTCCATTTTTAGCAGTGATTCCTGGAACAACGTCACTTTCATCGCCGGAGAAATGAAAAACCCCAAACGCAATATTGGATTGAGTTTGCTGCTCGGCACCATGATCGTTACCATCATCTATATCCTCGCCAACCTGATGTACCTGAACGTACTTCCATTGAACGAACTCGCTTTCCCTACCGACGACCGTGTTGCCATTGCCGCAGCGAATAAAATATTCCCGTCCTTCGGCACTTACGTGATCGCGTTCCTCATCATGATCTCCACGTTTGGTTGCAACAACGGGCTTATCCTGGCGGGCGCAAGGGTTTATTACACCATGGCGAAGGATGGACTCTTCTTTAAAAAAGCAGGAACCCTCAATAAAAATAATGTGCCGGCATGGGCGCTCTGGCTACAATGTGTGTTCGCTTCAGCCTGGAGTCTTAGCGGGCAATATGGCCAGTTGCTGGATATGATTTCCTTCGTGGTGGTGGGATTCTATATGCTTACCATCGCGGGCATTTTTATCCTGCGGAAGAAAAGACCCGATGCGGAAAGACCCTATAAGGCATTCGGCTACCCGGTGTTGCCCATTATTTATATCATTATGGGCATGAGCTTTTGTATACTGCTCATCATCTTCAAACCGGAATATACCTGGCCGGGACTTATCATCACACTGGCCGGCATTCCTATTTATTATTTCGTCCGTTCCTCGCGGAAAACAATGGCGGAATCCTAA